One Natronolimnobius sp. AArcel1 DNA window includes the following coding sequences:
- a CDS encoding LLM class flavin-dependent oxidoreductase has protein sequence MDVSIVDLAPVPAGGSATDAYENTVELAQLAEKHGYARYWLAEHHALGDSIASTTPEVLIGHLAAETSSIRIGSGTILLNHYSSFKVAETFSTLDGLAPDRVDLGLGRATGVPAADRALGTDRRKEDPDGDHAEKIEETARYLYDGFPSTDPAAELQLARSEDGVPEIWVLGSSPSSAKIAGELGLRYCFAAFIRPTLAERAFAVYRENFEPSAFGAGPDEPTGMLAVNVACGETDEEAARLRATAEASYQRMRQGVVGSLPPVEEAIDELGGVPDPTPNPLPEDRWPRSISGSPDTIGDLLEQLTDRVGVDEVIVQNLIADHDDVLRSHELLAEGIGLEG, from the coding sequence ATGGACGTTTCTATCGTCGATCTCGCGCCTGTTCCGGCGGGTGGGTCCGCGACCGATGCCTACGAGAATACGGTCGAACTCGCGCAACTGGCCGAGAAACACGGCTACGCGAGATACTGGCTCGCTGAGCACCACGCGCTGGGTGACTCAATCGCCAGCACGACGCCAGAAGTCCTCATCGGCCACCTCGCGGCCGAAACGTCGTCCATCCGAATCGGGTCGGGGACGATCCTGCTCAATCACTACAGTTCATTCAAGGTCGCCGAGACGTTCAGCACGCTCGACGGACTGGCTCCGGATCGGGTTGATCTCGGTCTCGGGCGGGCAACGGGTGTCCCAGCGGCCGACCGCGCACTCGGCACTGACCGTCGCAAAGAGGACCCCGACGGCGACCACGCCGAGAAAATCGAAGAAACCGCTCGCTATCTTTACGACGGCTTTCCCAGTACCGACCCCGCTGCCGAACTCCAACTCGCCCGAAGCGAGGACGGCGTCCCCGAAATCTGGGTCCTCGGCTCGAGTCCCTCGAGTGCGAAAATCGCGGGCGAACTCGGGTTGCGCTACTGTTTTGCGGCGTTTATCCGACCGACGCTCGCTGAGCGCGCTTTCGCGGTGTATCGCGAGAACTTCGAGCCATCCGCGTTCGGCGCTGGCCCCGACGAGCCAACAGGCATGCTCGCGGTCAACGTCGCCTGTGGCGAAACCGACGAGGAGGCCGCACGGCTTCGCGCCACTGCAGAGGCCTCCTACCAGCGAATGCGCCAGGGTGTCGTTGGTTCGTTGCCGCCCGTTGAGGAGGCAATCGACGAACTCGGTGGGGTTCCCGACCCGACACCGAACCCGCTTCCCGAGGACCGCTGGCCACGCTCGATTTCGGGCAGTCCGGACACGATTGGCGACCTGCTCGAGCAACTGACTGACCGCGTCGGCGTCGACGAGGTCATTGTCCAGAATCTCATCGCGGACCACGACGACGTCCTGCGCTCACACGAGTTGCTCGCTGAGGGGATTGGACTCGAGGGCTGA
- a CDS encoding DUF4385 family protein, protein MSDRPPHQTDEVAHDVNYREAPEAYDSGRGEEGVFKVQPYKSELLPLWGYADHETADESGEAIYRQFQQYKADDDFVGMDMARKYLQMGYTRAMRYAKYPGGQKYENGQEREPLFWADSTKRNAALVYDVWLSLVRDDDRYQELESAHRDRTE, encoded by the coding sequence GTGAGTGATCGCCCACCACATCAGACAGATGAGGTGGCACACGACGTCAACTACCGCGAAGCGCCCGAGGCATACGACAGTGGCCGTGGCGAGGAGGGCGTGTTCAAGGTCCAACCCTACAAATCAGAACTGCTCCCGCTGTGGGGATACGCCGATCACGAAACCGCAGACGAGAGTGGCGAAGCCATCTACCGGCAGTTTCAGCAGTACAAAGCCGATGACGACTTCGTTGGGATGGATATGGCCCGAAAGTACCTCCAGATGGGATACACACGAGCGATGCGGTACGCAAAATACCCTGGTGGACAAAAGTACGAAAACGGACAGGAACGAGAACCTCTCTTTTGGGCAGACAGTACAAAGCGCAACGCTGCACTCGTCTATGACGTCTGGCTCTCGCTCGTTCGAGATGACGACCGCTATCAGGAACTCGAGTCAGCACATCGTGATCGTACTGAGTGA
- a CDS encoding M48 family metalloprotease, which translates to MNRPTDTRLLGRMLCALILTLAGYGVLLGVLFTLAPTGLALVICAVLALVLIGCVTQADYVAYWATNAVAIDREQYPPLYDTTERLARQADIPRPPVAVIPADEPNALSAGTGSRTVLCVTTGLLQTLEGDELEAVLAHELAHLKNSDSAVMTIAGFPTTISIIAITLATRAMTPATMVVGFPFWIALYVLFVGVPIYLVTLPGTLVLSRYREYAADRGAVAITGKPFALASALATLHSASTPPDTDLRRVAGFNAFCIVPSRSLLPTGATHPPTHKRIQRLRQLQTDTVE; encoded by the coding sequence ATGAACCGGCCGACTGACACTCGTCTCCTCGGACGGATGCTGTGTGCGCTCATCCTCACGCTCGCGGGCTATGGCGTGTTGCTTGGCGTCCTCTTTACGCTTGCACCCACGGGACTCGCACTCGTGATCTGTGCCGTCCTGGCGCTCGTCCTCATCGGCTGTGTCACGCAGGCTGATTACGTCGCCTACTGGGCAACGAACGCCGTCGCTATCGACCGCGAGCAGTATCCGCCGCTGTACGACACCACCGAGCGTCTCGCACGGCAAGCAGACATCCCGCGCCCGCCAGTCGCCGTTATCCCCGCCGACGAACCGAACGCGCTCTCGGCGGGAACCGGCTCGAGAACCGTCCTCTGTGTGACGACTGGCCTCCTCCAGACGCTCGAGGGGGACGAACTCGAGGCGGTACTCGCCCATGAACTCGCCCATCTGAAGAACAGCGACTCGGCGGTGATGACGATTGCCGGATTCCCGACGACGATTTCGATTATTGCGATCACGCTGGCGACTCGAGCCATGACGCCCGCAACGATGGTCGTCGGGTTCCCGTTCTGGATCGCTCTGTACGTCCTGTTCGTCGGCGTGCCGATCTATCTCGTCACGCTGCCGGGGACACTTGTGCTCTCGAGATATCGCGAGTACGCTGCTGACCGTGGTGCCGTCGCTATTACGGGCAAGCCGTTTGCACTCGCCAGCGCCCTCGCGACGTTACACTCGGCGTCCACGCCGCCGGACACCGATCTCCGCCGTGTTGCGGGGTTCAACGCCTTCTGTATCGTCCCTTCGCGGTCGCTACTTCCCACGGGTGCGACGCATCCACCGACGCACAAGCGAATCCAGCGCCTCCGCCAGCTTCAGACCGACACAGTGGAGTAG
- a CDS encoding glycosyltransferase family 2 protein: MGPNSGESQTPAAGDADAPIDVSFVVPARNEAAYLRGTLASLTALETAYEYEVIVVDGNSSDQTPAIAREYDARLLEGDGSSIAQGRNDGARHASGDWLAFIDADTRVRPNYVTDLVGYAEATDLAAASSYCRMTGPVRAKLMEVTLNHIFSRLEKPILPGFNFLIKRRVFDEVGGFPTVANEDTAFSRLLGRTYPTGYYPGVLVESSGRRIATQGLTGTLYHYARLDRKRLQAGA, from the coding sequence ATGGGACCGAACTCTGGGGAGAGTCAAACACCAGCCGCAGGTGACGCCGACGCACCGATCGACGTGAGTTTCGTCGTCCCGGCTCGAAACGAGGCTGCGTACCTCCGCGGAACGCTTGCGAGCCTTACCGCCCTCGAGACGGCCTACGAGTACGAGGTGATCGTCGTCGACGGGAACTCGAGCGATCAGACGCCCGCGATTGCACGCGAGTACGACGCTCGACTGCTCGAGGGCGATGGCTCGAGTATCGCCCAGGGGCGAAACGACGGTGCCCGACACGCGAGTGGCGACTGGCTGGCATTTATCGACGCTGATACGCGAGTACGCCCGAACTACGTGACTGATCTCGTCGGGTATGCGGAGGCTACCGACCTCGCGGCCGCGAGTTCCTACTGTCGGATGACTGGCCCAGTGCGAGCGAAACTGATGGAGGTAACGCTCAATCACATCTTTTCGCGCCTCGAGAAGCCAATTTTGCCGGGGTTTAACTTCCTGATCAAACGGCGTGTCTTCGATGAGGTCGGTGGGTTCCCGACGGTCGCCAACGAGGACACGGCCTTTAGCCGTCTGCTCGGACGTACGTATCCGACCGGCTACTATCCCGGCGTGCTGGTCGAGTCCTCGGGCCGGCGCATCGCCACGCAGGGCCTCACCGGCACGTTGTATCATTATGCTCGGCTGGATCGAAAGCGCCTGCAGGCCGGGGCCTAA
- a CDS encoding pyridoxamine 5'-phosphate oxidase family protein, with the protein MTVDTEAAHLLESEPLMAHLGTCVDGRPHVAPVWYRYADGVVEIVTTGRKLENIRENPRVSLSVQADDAGQTKWMVTLLGTATIIEDDEEGDAARERINDKYGAGSNAYEENTLVRIEIGSSSYQTY; encoded by the coding sequence ATGACAGTCGACACCGAAGCCGCACACCTCCTCGAGAGCGAGCCGTTGATGGCCCATCTCGGAACCTGCGTCGATGGCCGGCCACACGTCGCCCCAGTCTGGTATCGCTACGCAGACGGCGTTGTCGAAATCGTCACAACTGGTCGGAAACTCGAGAATATCCGCGAAAATCCGCGCGTGTCGCTGTCCGTCCAGGCTGACGACGCCGGCCAGACGAAGTGGATGGTCACACTGCTCGGGACGGCCACCATCATCGAAGACGACGAGGAAGGGGACGCCGCTCGAGAGCGGATCAACGACAAGTACGGCGCGGGATCGAACGCCTACGAAGAGAATACCCTCGTTCGAATTGAGATTGGGTCGAGCAGCTATCAGACGTACTGA
- a CDS encoding HAD family hydrolase, with the protein MAAIVFDLDGTVLRTEQAYQDVLADAIASVRGDVPDAWLETYTESFFECFDECEPDPIRRTFARIDGCDDPEPYATALLEAEIESFSPPPDARRVLEQLSAADAHDLGVLTNGVRDWQLAKLRGNDLERYFDAVVTSYDVGAHKPDEAPYRELETQLPAAQYVMVGDSDSDIEGAQAAGWDAIRYDGGSFDDVLDESDYV; encoded by the coding sequence ATGGCAGCTATCGTGTTCGACCTCGACGGCACCGTGCTTCGGACGGAGCAGGCGTACCAAGACGTACTCGCAGACGCAATCGCGTCCGTTCGCGGTGACGTGCCTGACGCGTGGCTCGAGACCTACACGGAGTCGTTTTTCGAGTGTTTCGACGAGTGTGAGCCAGACCCGATCAGACGAACGTTCGCCAGAATCGACGGCTGTGACGATCCCGAACCGTACGCAACCGCCTTGCTCGAGGCCGAGATCGAGTCGTTTTCGCCACCGCCGGATGCTCGTCGCGTTCTCGAGCAGCTTTCAGCAGCAGATGCGCACGACCTTGGCGTGCTCACGAACGGCGTCCGCGACTGGCAACTGGCGAAACTCCGGGGCAACGACCTCGAGCGCTACTTCGATGCGGTCGTCACCTCGTACGACGTTGGGGCGCACAAACCCGACGAAGCACCGTATCGCGAACTCGAGACGCAGCTGCCGGCGGCCCAGTACGTGATGGTCGGAGACAGCGACAGCGATATCGAGGGCGCACAGGCTGCGGGCTGGGATGCGATCCGATACGATGGCGGGAGCTTCGATGACGTTCTGGACGAGAGTGACTACGTCTGA
- a CDS encoding deoxyhypusine synthase: MSDPHDSHESDEQERETFSHDPIGHAEVRAGMTVGELADEYGAAGVGAADLHEAVHITESMFDDDVTVFFGLAGAMVPTGMRRIVSDLIREGHIDVLVTTGANLTHDSIEAIGGKHHHGAVHAEGKTEREHDETLRDEGVDRIYNVYLPQEFFATFESHLRDEVFPVLEAECEEEGAVSIQRLTEELGRANAEVNERDEIDEDAGIAAAAYESDVPIYCPAVQDSVLGLQAWMYSQTGPFTLDALGDMTALTDIAYYADEAGAFVVGGGVPKNFTLQTMLVSPDAYDYAVQLTMDPKQTGGLSGATLDEARSWGKLEKDAENVSVYGDATITFPLVVAAALERLEE; this comes from the coding sequence ATGAGCGACCCGCACGATTCACACGAGTCAGACGAGCAGGAACGGGAGACGTTTTCCCACGACCCAATCGGCCACGCGGAAGTCCGTGCCGGGATGACGGTCGGCGAACTCGCGGACGAGTACGGTGCGGCCGGCGTCGGTGCAGCAGACCTCCACGAGGCAGTCCATATTACCGAGTCGATGTTCGATGACGATGTGACCGTTTTTTTCGGCCTCGCGGGTGCGATGGTGCCGACCGGGATGCGCCGCATCGTCTCTGATCTGATCCGTGAGGGTCATATTGACGTCCTCGTGACCACTGGGGCAAATCTCACCCACGACTCCATCGAAGCGATTGGCGGTAAGCACCACCATGGCGCGGTCCACGCCGAGGGAAAGACCGAGCGCGAACATGACGAAACTCTCCGCGATGAGGGCGTCGACCGCATCTACAACGTCTACCTCCCTCAGGAGTTCTTCGCCACCTTCGAGTCACACCTCCGAGACGAGGTGTTTCCAGTTCTCGAGGCCGAGTGCGAGGAGGAGGGTGCTGTCTCAATCCAACGGCTCACCGAGGAACTTGGGCGGGCAAACGCCGAGGTCAACGAGCGCGACGAGATCGACGAAGACGCTGGGATTGCTGCTGCGGCCTACGAGTCGGACGTGCCGATCTACTGCCCTGCCGTCCAGGACTCCGTCCTCGGCTTGCAGGCGTGGATGTACTCCCAGACCGGTCCGTTCACGCTCGACGCACTCGGCGACATGACCGCGCTGACCGACATCGCCTACTACGCCGACGAGGCGGGCGCGTTCGTCGTCGGCGGCGGCGTCCCCAAGAACTTCACGCTCCAGACGATGCTCGTCTCGCCCGACGCCTACGACTACGCCGTCCAACTGACGATGGACCCAAAACAGACCGGCGGCCTCTCCGGCGCGACGCTCGACGAAGCGCGCTCGTGGGGAAAACTCGAGAAAGACGCCGAAAACGTCTCCGTCTACGGTGATGCGACGATTACGTTCCCGCTTGTGGTGGCCGCGGCGCTCGAGCGACTCGAGGAGTGA